The Williamwhitmania sp. nucleotide sequence GATGGAATTAAGGCTATAGAGAAAGTCCTGAAGCAGTTTGATCCCGGCTATGATATGGAGTATAAGTTGGTGGATGATTTTTGTAGAAACCGATATAATAGCGAGGAGCAAACGGTGGAATTAACAACGTATGCCTCGCTGCTCACCTTGCTGCTTGCACTTCTTGGTCTCTATGCGCTTACCATGTTCATTGTGAATAAAAGGACCAAGGAGATTGGAATTAGAAAGGTTATGGGGTCAACCCGAATACAGGTTGTAGCCATGCTAATCGGCATTTTTGTAAAATGGATTACCGTAGCCTTTATCATTTCCACACCTGTGGCCTACTACATTATGCAGCGATGGCTGCAGAACTACGCCTACCATATAAGTTTGAGTATTTGGCCCTTCCTGATGGCGGGATTAGTTGCTCTTCTCATTGCCGTGCTAACCGTAGGCCGGCAGGCGTTTAAGGCCTCCTCACGCAATCCCATTGAGGCATTGCGGTATGAATAAAATGAGTGAAAGTAGGGGGTGACTACATTTCTGCTAAGAACAAGTCACCCTCTGACTAGTTTGGTAAAAGTAAAATAAATTATACTTAGGGAATTTTTCCGTTTCAGCTGTTTAAAGTTTAGATGTAAATACTCATCATTCACTTAAACAATACATTTGCCATGCCTGAAATTACTACTAGCTATTTAGGACTTAAACTTAAAAATCCAATTATTGCTTCTAGCTCTGGGCTTACCGATACGGTTGATAAGCTGGTGGAGCTTGAAAAGGCAGGAGTGGCTGCCGTGGTGCTCAAGTCCATATTCGAAGAGGAAATAGTGATGCACACGCAGCGATCACTTGAGAAAATGTCCGCATCTGGCTTCGTATACCCCGAAACCATGGAATATTTTGAGTACGACTACGAGGAGATTGAGGATCCGGTGCAAACCTACCTTAAGCTAATTGCCGATGCCAAGAAAAAACTCAATATTCCGGTAATTGCCAGCATCAACTGCCTTTCGCACGGTGGCTGGGAAGATTTTGCCCTCAAGGTTGAAAAGGCTGGTGCTGATGCGCTGGAGCTGAACGTGTTTTTGCTTCCCAGTGATACCAGCCGTAGTGCAGAGGAGTTTGAGAAAATATACTTCGACGTGGTGAAGAGCGTGGTTGCTAAGGTGAAAATACCGGTCTCGCTCAAGATGGGCCCCTACGCCTCTAACCTTTCATCGCTCATCGAGAAGCTATCGAAGACTGGAATAAAGGGCTTGGTGCTGTTTAACCGCAGCTACAACACCGACTTCGACATCAACACCCTGGAGTTTACCAATTCGTCGGTGCTTACCTCCTCATCCGATATGCATCAAACGCTTCGGTGGATTGCACTTTCAGCCGGAAAAGTTAAATGTGACTTGGCTGCTTCAACCGGTGTGCACGATGGTGCCGGGGTTATAAAGATGCTGCTGGCTGGTGCCAATGCAGTTCAGGTGGCTTCCACTCTTTACAGGAACGGCAATGCACAGGTGGCTAAAATGCTGAGCGATTTAACCGAGTGGATGAATGCACAAGGTTATAAATCGCTACGCGATTTTGCCGGAAAGATGAGCTACAAGCAAACCTACAACCCTGGGGCATTCGAGCGGGTTCAGTTTATGAAGCACTACAGAGCCTTTAACGGATAGTATAATATTGGAATGATTCCATCAAATTGTAGAGACGCAAGATTTTGCGTCTCTTTTTTTCAATGCATCAGTAGAATCGTGATTAATCGCGGCGCTCTATCACCGTTTAAAGAGGTTTTAAATTTATAGCCATGGTTTATTCCATGGTGAAACAAGAATTCAGGCACTAACATAGTTGAGCAATACCTCTCCATGCATCGTGGTTAATGCTGAAAAAGGGGGTGAAAACACTATCTTGATATCA carries:
- a CDS encoding dihydroorotate dehydrogenase-like protein, which gives rise to MPEITTSYLGLKLKNPIIASSSGLTDTVDKLVELEKAGVAAVVLKSIFEEEIVMHTQRSLEKMSASGFVYPETMEYFEYDYEEIEDPVQTYLKLIADAKKKLNIPVIASINCLSHGGWEDFALKVEKAGADALELNVFLLPSDTSRSAEEFEKIYFDVVKSVVAKVKIPVSLKMGPYASNLSSLIEKLSKTGIKGLVLFNRSYNTDFDINTLEFTNSSVLTSSSDMHQTLRWIALSAGKVKCDLAASTGVHDGAGVIKMLLAGANAVQVASTLYRNGNAQVAKMLSDLTEWMNAQGYKSLRDFAGKMSYKQTYNPGAFERVQFMKHYRAFNG